ACCGTCACCGGCTATATCGTTGGTCTTGGAAGCCACTTCTTTGACTAGCTGAGCACCGAGATTTTCGAACTTATCTTCGAGCTCGATTTCTTTCGCGATGGAGACTCCATCGTTGGTTATCGTGGGAGAACCCCAGCTCTTTTCGAGAACCACATTTCTACCCTTAGGACCGATAGTTATCTTTACCGCCTCGGCTACTGCGTCTACTCCTCTTTCAAGAGCCCGGCGAGCATCTTCACTGTATTTTAGTATCTTAGCCATACCGCTTCCTCCTTCACCCTTCGATCTTTGCCAGGATATCGTCCTGATCGATGATTATATAGTCTTCATCATCGATCTTGATCTCCGTTCCGGAATACTTGGAATAAAGCACCTTGTCGTTTTCTTTCACGTCGATATCCTCGACCTTTTCTCCGACCGCTATAACCTTTGCGGTCATCTGTTTCTCTTTTGCCGCATCTGGAAGAACGATACCGCCAGATGTTCTCTTCTCTTCCTCATAAGGCTTGATTAACAATCTTGAACCAAGGGGAACTACTTTCATCTAAAAGCCTCCTTCCAATCTGTATATTTAGCACTCGATATATGAGTTTGCTAATTAATGATAAAACAACATCACAATTTCTTCAAGCACCTTTTTTGTTAAATGATGTTGACCAGAGAAGATTATACATCCATAGAGACAATTATGCCAGCAAATCTCGTTGTTGCTCACTTTTAAATAAAAAATGGCAGGAAATCTCTTGATCCTGCCATTCAAAGGTTTTCTCTCAGGCTTTTTCCAGTTTTAAGATGTTAGTGGACCTGCTGGTTCCAAAAGGAATACCGGCGGTGAGGATTATGGTATCGCCTTTCTTGACGAGCTTAAGTTTTTTAGCCAGTGGTCCGGCTACCTTTACTAGATCGTCAGTTGATTCTCCCAGGCCCATCAGAACTGGATGAGCTCCCCAGATCAGACCAAGCTTGTAGTAAGTTTCTTCATTAGGTGTAACGGCAAGAATATGAGCCCGTGGCCTGAAACCCGATACATTTCTCGCAGTATGGCCGGAGAAAGTCGAGCTGACTATCACTTTCACTTTCAATGCTTCGCTTATGTCCCAGGCGGCCCTGCAAATTGCGTCGGTATGATCATCTGTCAGGACTTTTTCGCGTGTCCACCTTAGAATGTCGGGATTCTGGTTCAGATACTTCTCCGCCGCCCTGGCCGTCAGATCCATAACCGAGACCGCCTCAAGTGGGTGCTTCCCTATCGAGGTCTCCCCCGAAAGCATTATCGCGTCGCTTCCATCTACGATAGCGTTGGTTATATCGGTTGTTTCCGCCCTGGTTGGCACGGGGTTCTCTATCATCGATTCGAGCATCTGGGTTGCCGTGATCACTGGTATTCTGTGATAATTTCCGAATTTTATTATCTTTTTCTGAGCGATTGGTACTTCTTCGACCGGTATCTCGACCCCGAGATCGCCTCTGGCAACCATTAAGCCATCGGAAACGGCGGCGATTTCTTCGATGCTCTTAAGCGCCTGTGCCGTTTCTATCTTGGAGATAATTGGTATAGAACCACGGCTATCGGTCACGATTTGACGGGCCAGGATAACGTCCTCCGCCTTTCTTACGAAAGAGAGGGCGAAATAATCTACTTCCTCTTCGATTCCTAGTTTTATGAACCCTCTATCTTTCTCGGTGACTGCGGGGATACTGATATCGATTCCCGGAAGGTTTATACCTCTCCTGTGAGTGACTACGCCTCCGTTGATTACTTTCGTTAGAATGCATCTTTCGTCAGTAGAAAGGACCTTCAGCTTTATTTTGCCGTCGTCCATCAAAATCACATGTCCTGGCTTGACTTCACCGGGCAGACGATCGTAGTTGACGCTCACCCCGGTTTCATCACCCTCGATAGTCGAGGTTGTCAGAAGAAAATCTCTGCCGGGAAGGAGCTCAACTCTCTCCTTTTTGAAGGAACCGGTTCTTATCTTGGGTCCTGAAAGGTCCAGAAGCAAAGACAGAGGGACTTTCAGGGAGTTGCGAACCTCTTTGATTCTACGAATCCTCTCTCTATGTTCCTCCAGATCTCCATGCGTCGTATTCAATCTGGCAACGTTCATTCCCCTGAAAACGAGTTTTGTCAACATCTCCCAGGATTCGGTTGCCGGACCGATTGTACAGACTATCTTCGTTTTCCTCATTTCACACCTTCAAGAGAGTATTTTGGCCATCTCGACAAGTTCCATATCGATCGTTTTCTTTTGAGAAAGGATCTTTTCAAGCGAAACACGGACCATTTTTCCTCCCTGAAGCGCGATCATAGTGCCGGCCTCGTTTTCCTCCAGGGCTTTTACAGAGGCGTAGCCCATTCTAGAGGCTAGAACCCTGTCGAAGGCCGTTGGTGATCCCCCGCGCTGTATATGTCCCAGAATGGTGATTCTGGTCTCGTACCCTATTCTGTGTTCAACATGCCTGGCGACAGTGTAAGCGCTCGAGGCGCCTTCGGCCACGACGATTATGCAGTTGATCTTTCCACGCTTTCTCTCCCGCCAGATCTTGTCGGCTATCTCTTCGTAGTTTACCGGAATCTCCGGAATTATTATTGCCTCGGCACCGACGGCCATTCCAGATGCCAGGGCTACATAACCCGAACTCCTGCCCATCACCTCTACAACAAAGGCACGCTCGTGCGAAGAGGCCGTATCTTTCAGTTTTTGAATCGTATCCACGCAGGTATTCAAGCATGTATCAACCCCTATGCACATATCGGTTAGGGCTATGTCGTTGTCAATGGTGCCGGGAAGTCCTACCACGGGAATTCCCTGTTCTTCCATTAAAAGTTTGGCCCCACTGAGACTGCCTTCGCCACCGATAACTAGCAGTCCGTCTATCCCGTGCTTCTTCAGTATATCAGCGGCCTTTGCCCTGCCTTCTTCGAGTCTGAACTCCTCGCACCTAGAACTTCGCAGGATAGTTCCGCCTCTTTCCATAATCCCTCCGACAGAAGAGTAATCCATGCTTGTGAAGTCTTCGTCGAGAAGGCCGGAGTAACCTCTATGGATTCCAAAGACTTCAAGACCGTCCGTTACCGCAGTCCTGACCGCCGCCCTTATTGCCGCATTCATTCCCGGAGCATCACCACCGCTGGTCAGAACCCCGATTTTCTTTATCATCAATATCCCTCCTGAGATTTCAATCTTGCTGTACGCCTTAATTTTAGCATATTAGCATATTAATTTCACGAGAGACGAAGCTTCACTAAGTTAACTAGTTACATGAGTTGGTGTATAATCTCGAATGGACGGGAGGAGTGATTAAAATGAAGGTTCTTAAGTCGGGAGTTCCCGTGTACGAGGCAAAAATGTACCAGGAAATACTTCTCAAAGAAGGAATCTTCGCAGAGATAGTCGATTCACATTTCGCGTACACCGATAGCATCTATTTTGGATCTGGTGGCATGGTGGACATAATTATTCCAGACGATGACTACGAAACCGCTGTTAACATATTTGAAGACTTAAAAGTCGAAGGGAGAGAGGATCCGGAATGAGTGATTTGAAAAGGACACCTTTGTACAAGGAGCATCTCAGACTGAAAGGAAAAATCGTTGACTTCGCAGGTTGGGAAATGCCTCTTCAATTCGATTCGATCATCGAAGAACACAATCTGGTCAGAACGAAGGCGGGGCTCTTCGATGTCTCTCATATGGGAGAGATAGAAATCGTCGGTCCTGCAGCAATTTCCTACTCCGATTACCTGGTCACCAACTCCGTTGCCACTATGAAAAATGGTGAGATCGTATATTCACCAATGTGCAACGAAAAGGGTGGAGTCGTAGATGATGTTCTGGTTTACAGAATAAGCAACAACAAAACTCTCTTTGTGGTGAACGCTTCCAACAAAGACAAAGACTACGACTGGATACACAAGAACTCCAAAGATTTTGAAGTGCAGGTGAAGGATGTTTCGGATAATTATGCCCAGATAGCCTTTCAGGGACCAATCGCCGAGGAGATACTTTCCGAGATTTCTCAGGTAAGGCTCGACCAGATACCCTTCTACCATTTCGCCGAAGGAAGGGTTAACGGAATCAAGGCCCTGGTTTCTAGAACCGGTTACACCGGTGAGGACGGTTTTGAAATTTACACCGAACCCGATGCGGCCGTACCCCTGTGGAGAAAGCTCCTCGAGATCGGCGGACCAAAAGGTGTAAAGCCAATAGGTCTAGGTGCCAGAGATACGCTCAGATTTGAAGCCTGTTACATGCTGTACGGCAATGAATTGAACGATCAGAACACGCCACTGGAAGCAGGGTTGAAATGGACCGTGAAATTCGATAAAAACTTTATCGGTAAAGATGTACTGGCCAAACAGAACGAAGAGGGAACCGAATACAGGTTGAAAGGCATCGAAATTACTGGAAAGGCTATAGCACGCCACGGTTATGAAATCGTAGACGGGGATAACGTAATCGGTTGGGTTTCGAGTGGTCTCTTCTCCCCCACCCTTGGAAAATCTCTCGCATTGGCCTATCTGAAGAAAGATTACTGGAAATTAGGCACCCAGGTTGGCGTTTCGGTGAGGGGAAAGGTAGTACCGGCAACCGTTGTGAAAACACCTTTCTATAGAGGTTCCGTGAAGTCAAAAGGATAAAAAGGAGGAGTAAAAAATGAAGAAGTACACAAAGACACACGAGTGGGTATCTGTCGATGGAGACATAGCAACTGTAGGTATTTCCGATCACGCCCAGGATCATCTCGGAGATGTGGTCTATATAGACCTACCCGAAGCGGGCAAATCCCTGAAGAAGGGGGACGTTCTCTGCACGATCGAATCCGTTAAGGCAGCAAGCGATGTTTATGCGCCCGTGAGCGGTAAAATTGTGGAGGTCAACGTCGAACTCGATTCCTCTCCCGAGACGATAAACAGCGATGCCGAAGGTGCTGGCTGGATCGCAAAAATAAAACTTAGTAGTCCTACAGAGCTCGACAGCCTGATGGATCTGGAGGCTTACAAGAAGCATTGTGAAGAGGAGGGCTAATATGCCTGAATTCCCGTATCTTCCTCAGACAGAGGTAGAAATAGAGGAGATGCTGCGGGCGATAGGTGTCAAAAGCATTGCCGAGCTCTTCACGGATATTCCGGAAAAGTTCGATGTTGATCTTTCGATACCGGCCAGTGCAGACGAATTCACTGTGCTCAGGGATCTTAAAGAACTGAGCCTGCGAAACACAAATTTGAACGATCTTTCAGTATTCAGAGGCGGGGGTATATACAAGCACTTCATACCCAGCGCGGTGCAAAGAATAGCCGGACGTGGGGAATTTCTCACCGCATACACTCCCTATCAGGCCGAGCTCTCTCAGGGAACCTTGCAGATGCTCTTCGAATACCAGACAATGATCAGTGAGCTTACCGGCATGGAGGTCTCCAACTCCTCGATGTACGACGGTGCCAGCGCCTGTGCCGAAGCGGCCTTGATGTCTGTGAGGATAAATGGAAAGGCGAAAATCCTCATATCGAAGGCTGTCCATCCTGAATATATCGAAACGGTGAAAACGTATTGTTTCGGGGGAAATGTACACGTTGACGAGGTTAATTTCGATCGTAAATCCGGTCAAACAGACCTTTCAGATCTTAAGAACAAGCTTTCCGACGATGTATCGGCTGTAATAGTCGGCTATCCGAATTTCTTCGGGATCATCGAAGATCTGAGAGAAATCAGAGAAGCGATTCCGGAAAACGTTATGATGATCGTAAGTGCTAATCCCACAGCTCTTGCGATTCTCCAGGCGCCGGGAAAACTCGGAGCCGATATAGTAGTTGGGGAGGGCCAACCACTGGGCAATCCGCCATATCTTGGAGGGCCGGGCTTCGGCTTTTTCGCTTCGAAAGAGGCTTATATACGTAAGATGCCTGGCAGAATAATCGGTGAGACGAAAGACGGTGAGGGGAGAACCGGTTACGTTATGGTTCTACAGACCCGCGAACAACACATAAGAAGAAACAAAGCCACCTCTAATATCTGTTCTAACCAGGCTTTCAATGTGCTCCTTGCATCGATATATATAAGTCTGGTCGGACCAAAAGGTTTACAGGAAATCGCTCGCCGCTCTTACGATAAGGCTCACTATCTGGCCAAACGTATAGAGAAGATGGATAAAGTTAGACCGGTTTTCACTGGACCTTTCTTCAACGAGTTCGTAGTCGAATTCGAAAAGGATCTTTCGAGTTTTAATAAGAAGCTTTTGAAAGACAAAATACTCGGCCCACTCGATCTGGGAGAGTTCATGAGCGAAATGAAGAACCACGGTTTGATATGTCTTACCGAGGCCAATAGAAATGAAGAGATCGAATTCTTCGCCGGGAAACTGGAGGAATTAGAATGACGATTTTCGACGCGACTGTGGAAGGTAGAACTGGATTTCGCCTTCCAGAAGAGAAAAGTTACGGTTTCGAGCCGATCGACGTTCTGCCTGAACATCTCCTGAGAGATTCAAGGCCAGAACTTCCACAGGTGAGCGAACTTCAGGTAGTGCGTCACTTTATGAGTCTTTCAAAAAAGAATCATTCGGTAGATAGCGGCTTCTACCCGCTTGGATCTTGCACTATGAAGTACAACCCCAAGCTGAACGAAGAGGCGGCCTCTTTCGAAGGGTTCAGTCAGTTACATCCCTATCAACCCGAAGAGACGATACAGGGAGCTCTGGAGTTGATGTACAACCTGCAGAATTCGCTGTGCGAGATCACCGGTATGGACGCCTTCACCCTGCAGCCAGCCGCCGGTGCACACGGCGAGCTGGTGGGAATGCTGCTTGTAAAGAAGTACTTCGAATTGAAGGGCGATACTTCCCGAAAGAAAGTCATAGTACCGGATTCTGCACACGGAACAAACCCGGCCTCGGCGGCGATGGCCGGTTATGATATAGTCGAAGTTGCCTCCAACAAAGACGGTAGGGTTGATCTTGAAATCCTTGACAGATTGTTAGATGAAAGTGTTGCGGCAATAATGCTCACCAATCCGAACACCGTTGGGCTCTTCGAGAAGGACATCTGTGAAATACAGAAGATGGCTCACGATAGAGGAGCCTTGCTTTACTACGACGGAGCGAATCTCAATGCGATAATGGGACATGCAAGACCGGGCGACATGGGCTTCGATATCGTTCACCTGAATTTGCACAAGACCTTTTCCACACCTCACGGAATGGGTGGTCCCGGAAGCGGCACGGTAGGAGTAAAGGCCTTTTTGAAAGAGTTACTACCCGTTCCAGTGATAGATTTCGACGGTCAGAAATATAGGGTAGTTTATGATCTGCCCGATTCAATAGGGAAGATCAGGAGTTTCTTCGGAAACTTCGGTGTCCTGGTGAGAGCTTACGCCTACATCAAAACCATGGGGAGCGACGGATTGAAAAGAGCCAGCGAAATGGCGGTACTTAACGCCAACTATCTAAGGAGCAAGCTGATTGAACTAATCCCCACCGCCTATCCTGGCATCTGCAAGCATGAGTTCGTTCTTAAGGGTACAAAGCTTATCTCCGAGTATGGTATCAGAACTCTCGATCTTGCCAAGAGACTTCTGGATTATGGTA
This portion of the Mesotoga infera genome encodes:
- a CDS encoding putative signal transducing protein: MKVLKSGVPVYEAKMYQEILLKEGIFAEIVDSHFAYTDSIYFGSGGMVDIIIPDDDYETAVNIFEDLKVEGREDPE
- the gcvH gene encoding glycine cleavage system protein GcvH; amino-acid sequence: MKKYTKTHEWVSVDGDIATVGISDHAQDHLGDVVYIDLPEAGKSLKKGDVLCTIESVKAASDVYAPVSGKIVEVNVELDSSPETINSDAEGAGWIAKIKLSSPTELDSLMDLEAYKKHCEEEG
- the groES gene encoding co-chaperone GroES encodes the protein MKVVPLGSRLLIKPYEEEKRTSGGIVLPDAAKEKQMTAKVIAVGEKVEDIDVKENDKVLYSKYSGTEIKIDDEDYIIIDQDDILAKIEG
- the gcvPB gene encoding aminomethyl-transferring glycine dehydrogenase subunit GcvPB, whose translation is MTIFDATVEGRTGFRLPEEKSYGFEPIDVLPEHLLRDSRPELPQVSELQVVRHFMSLSKKNHSVDSGFYPLGSCTMKYNPKLNEEAASFEGFSQLHPYQPEETIQGALELMYNLQNSLCEITGMDAFTLQPAAGAHGELVGMLLVKKYFELKGDTSRKKVIVPDSAHGTNPASAAMAGYDIVEVASNKDGRVDLEILDRLLDESVAAIMLTNPNTVGLFEKDICEIQKMAHDRGALLYYDGANLNAIMGHARPGDMGFDIVHLNLHKTFSTPHGMGGPGSGTVGVKAFLKELLPVPVIDFDGQKYRVVYDLPDSIGKIRSFFGNFGVLVRAYAYIKTMGSDGLKRASEMAVLNANYLRSKLIELIPTAYPGICKHEFVLKGTKLISEYGIRTLDLAKRLLDYGIHPPTVYFPLIVDEALMIEPTETETKETLDHFAATIATILKEAKENPELLKSAPHTTPVGRLDEATASRKPKTRWSRGS
- the pyk gene encoding pyruvate kinase produces the protein MRKTKIVCTIGPATESWEMLTKLVFRGMNVARLNTTHGDLEEHRERIRRIKEVRNSLKVPLSLLLDLSGPKIRTGSFKKERVELLPGRDFLLTTSTIEGDETGVSVNYDRLPGEVKPGHVILMDDGKIKLKVLSTDERCILTKVINGGVVTHRRGINLPGIDISIPAVTEKDRGFIKLGIEEEVDYFALSFVRKAEDVILARQIVTDSRGSIPIISKIETAQALKSIEEIAAVSDGLMVARGDLGVEIPVEEVPIAQKKIIKFGNYHRIPVITATQMLESMIENPVPTRAETTDITNAIVDGSDAIMLSGETSIGKHPLEAVSVMDLTARAAEKYLNQNPDILRWTREKVLTDDHTDAICRAAWDISEALKVKVIVSSTFSGHTARNVSGFRPRAHILAVTPNEETYYKLGLIWGAHPVLMGLGESTDDLVKVAGPLAKKLKLVKKGDTIILTAGIPFGTSRSTNILKLEKA
- the gcvPA gene encoding aminomethyl-transferring glycine dehydrogenase subunit GcvPA → MPEFPYLPQTEVEIEEMLRAIGVKSIAELFTDIPEKFDVDLSIPASADEFTVLRDLKELSLRNTNLNDLSVFRGGGIYKHFIPSAVQRIAGRGEFLTAYTPYQAELSQGTLQMLFEYQTMISELTGMEVSNSSMYDGASACAEAALMSVRINGKAKILISKAVHPEYIETVKTYCFGGNVHVDEVNFDRKSGQTDLSDLKNKLSDDVSAVIVGYPNFFGIIEDLREIREAIPENVMMIVSANPTALAILQAPGKLGADIVVGEGQPLGNPPYLGGPGFGFFASKEAYIRKMPGRIIGETKDGEGRTGYVMVLQTREQHIRRNKATSNICSNQAFNVLLASIYISLVGPKGLQEIARRSYDKAHYLAKRIEKMDKVRPVFTGPFFNEFVVEFEKDLSSFNKKLLKDKILGPLDLGEFMSEMKNHGLICLTEANRNEEIEFFAGKLEELE
- the pfkA gene encoding 6-phosphofructokinase — protein: MKKIGVLTSGGDAPGMNAAIRAAVRTAVTDGLEVFGIHRGYSGLLDEDFTSMDYSSVGGIMERGGTILRSSRCEEFRLEEGRAKAADILKKHGIDGLLVIGGEGSLSGAKLLMEEQGIPVVGLPGTIDNDIALTDMCIGVDTCLNTCVDTIQKLKDTASSHERAFVVEVMGRSSGYVALASGMAVGAEAIIIPEIPVNYEEIADKIWRERKRGKINCIIVVAEGASSAYTVARHVEHRIGYETRITILGHIQRGGSPTAFDRVLASRMGYASVKALEENEAGTMIALQGGKMVRVSLEKILSQKKTIDMELVEMAKILS
- the gcvT gene encoding glycine cleavage system aminomethyltransferase GcvT — its product is MSDLKRTPLYKEHLRLKGKIVDFAGWEMPLQFDSIIEEHNLVRTKAGLFDVSHMGEIEIVGPAAISYSDYLVTNSVATMKNGEIVYSPMCNEKGGVVDDVLVYRISNNKTLFVVNASNKDKDYDWIHKNSKDFEVQVKDVSDNYAQIAFQGPIAEEILSEISQVRLDQIPFYHFAEGRVNGIKALVSRTGYTGEDGFEIYTEPDAAVPLWRKLLEIGGPKGVKPIGLGARDTLRFEACYMLYGNELNDQNTPLEAGLKWTVKFDKNFIGKDVLAKQNEEGTEYRLKGIEITGKAIARHGYEIVDGDNVIGWVSSGLFSPTLGKSLALAYLKKDYWKLGTQVGVSVRGKVVPATVVKTPFYRGSVKSKG